The sequence caaagcttttgacactgtctcccacagtattcttgccagcaagttaaaaaagtatgagctggatgaatggactataaggtggatagaaagctggctagattgtcgggctcaacgggtagtgatcaatggctccatgtctagttggcagccagtatcaagtggagtgccccaagggtcggtcctggggtcagttttgttcaatatcttcattaatgatctggaggatggtgtggattgcaccctcagcaaatttgcagatgacactaaactggaaggagaggtagatacacttgagggtagggataggatacagagtgacctagacaaattagaggattgggccaaaagaaatctgatgaggttcaacaatgacaagtgcagagtcctgcacttaggacggaagaatcccatggaccgctacagactggggaccgaatggcttggcagcagttctgcagaaaaggacgtaggggctACAGTggccgagaagctggatatgagtcaacagtgtgcccttgttgccaagaaggccaatggcattttgggatgtataaataggggcattgccagcagatcgagggacgtgatcgttcccctctgttcgacattggtgaggcctcatctggagtcctgtgtccagttttgggccccacactacaagaaggaggtggaaaaattggaaaatgtccagcggagggcaacaaaaatgattaggggtctggaacacatgacttctgaggagaggctgagggaactgggattgtttagtctacagaagagaagaatgaggggggatttgatagctgctttcaactacctggaagagggttccaaagaggatggatctagactgttctcagtggtagtagatgacagaatgaggagtaatggtctcaagttgcaatgggggaggtttaggttggatattagaaaaaactttttcgtgaggagggtggtgaaatactggaatgtgttacctagggaggtggtggaatctctttccttagaagtttttagtgtcaggcttgacaaagccctggctgggatgatttaattggggattggtcctgctttgagcagggggttggactagatgacctcctgaggtgccttccaaccctaatattctatgattctatgatcctatgattctataattaatacctgggggagcaaacagctctgcatatctgttagggttccctccccactctgagctctgggTTACAGAtctggggacccacatgaaagaccccctaaaataaattttaccaacttaggttaaaaacttccccaaggtacaaattttttcttgtccttggacagaattgctgccaccaccagatGAGTTAgagaaagattcaggaaaaggaccacttggagtttctgTTTCCCCAAAATGTCCCCGCAAGTGccttcatcccctttcctggggaggtttgagaataatataccaaccaagtaggtaaacaaggtgagcacagaccagaccctggggtttttaggacactaaaaaccaatcagatgcttaaaaacagaaatttattataaagaaaaaagtaaaagaagcacctctgtaaaatcaggatggaaggtaattttacagggtaataagatttaaaacacagaggattcccctctaggcaaaactttacaGTTACAAACAACAAGGATAAACCTCCCtcctagcacagggaaaattcacaagctaaagcAAAAGATAAGCTAACACATTTCCTTGATATTACTTACAGTTTTTGTAATATTGGATATTTATTTCAGGTCGGGTTTTAGGAGACGGTTTTTCCTACCCTTGCCCCTCTCGGTCCAAGAGAGAACAGCAaagagagcacaaaacaaaacctccccccacagatttgaaaggctcttcttcccttattggtcctttttgTCAGGTGCCAagcaggttatttgagcttcttaaccccttacaggtaacgGAGGGATTTTATTGTgtccttagctgtatgtttatgacaatatctctctatcagtgttatagagggtgaacaatttatgaatttaccctttATAAGAATTATACAGAATGAAACgtatttatttggggtttggatcccattggagctggatgtctgggtgctggagacaggagtacctgATGAGCTGTATtcaattaagcctgcagctttgggggcatggctcAGACCCGGGGTCTGGgatgcagcaggctagtgtgtctggctcaacaaggcagggttctggaaatcccaagctggcagggaagactggctcagaggtaatttcaacAGATCAGGTGACAATCACAGGGGGATTCCTGTGACCGATCCCGTCacatatacattaaaattttaatccCGAATGGTGTTCCTTAAGTGatttgccacaagatgtcagaacatgtttgtattagagctgagtgggtctaatattcaattactttttttttcttttaaataggaATTAGATACTTTTCTTCTACGGCAAAATTAGACGGTTAAAGTGGCAATgcctaccaaaatctgaaatggctccCTTacacctgggggtggggagagtggagGTGAAAAGGATCCAGAGACTGAccagaggaggggaagagaggagcaATCAACAGAGGTGGGGCCTTTGTGGGGAAGAGGCACAGCAGGGAAGGAGCCTTGGCAGAAGAGCCAGGGCAAGGGGCAGGGTTGCAGCGTTCCAGGATCTGACAATTAAAAAGGTGGCAAACCAGTGAATTCTACAAAGACTGATTCCCCAGTTTGTCATACTGACACAGCACTGTAAGGTCATAAAAGGGTTTAATGTTTCTCTGGCTGTCCAGTAAGTGATTCAGGGAAGATGGCCCAGCACCATGTCACCAGCCATCTTTGCACGGAGCCAGAGTACCAGGAGAACAATGTTAGGTCCCTTAATGAGTGAAGAGCCAGAGCAGCCTGTCCCGGATCTGTTTCGTCCTCACCCCATAGATGATGGGGTGAAGCAAGGGGGCACCAGAAGGTACACATTGGCAATGAGAATAAGGAAATGCAGGGGAACTTCATGGCCAAACCGGTGTGTGAGGGAGGAGAAGAATTCTGGAATGTAGAAAGCTAATATGCAACAAAGGTGGGAGCCGCAGGTTCCAAAAGTCTTGAGCCGGGCATCCTTTGTGGGaaggctgaagatggccctgaggatctggaTATAGGACACCATGATAAAAGGCATATCCAGACCTATCACAGAGAATAGCACAAAGAGGCCGTAGTTACTACTGACTCGGGTGTCAACACAGGCCAAATTCACCACAGCTATGTGATCACAGTACGAGTTGGGGATGATGTTGGTTCTACAGTATGGCCACCGCCTCACTAGGAAGGGATAAGGCAATGCAAGTATGCTACTGCGCAGCACCACAGCCAGGCCCATCTTGGCCACAACAGAATTTGTGAGGATGGTGAAATGTCTCAGAGGATCAcagatggccacgtagcgatcCAAATCCAAGGCCACTAAGATCCCAGATTCCATTGCTGAGAAGCAGTGAATgaagtacatctgggtgaggcaggcactgaaatctATCTCagtggaattgaaccagaagatgtTCAACACTTTGGGCATGGTGGACGTAGACAGGACCAGGTCGGTGatggccagcatgcagaggaaatagtacatgggcccatggaggcTCGGCTCCATCTTCACGATGAACAAGATGCTGACGTTTCCCAAGATGGCTATGGTGTATatggtgcagaaggggatggagatccagacatgagcagcctccaggccaggaatgcccatcaggatgaaggtggaggggttggtgaagtcaGTGGTGTTGGAATGTGACATGGAGTAGGGGAGAAGGTGTCCAATTCTGAGGCACAAGGGCATCACCTGTATGTACCGTACGTTCCCCTGACTTCCTGTACCTGCCCAGGGTCTAGTGTGATGGTCGCAGTACAAATGCCTGGTTGGAGAGACAATGTTAATATGAGACACTACGGGTACTACTGGAGGCTGTTCTCATGGGTGAAGCAGATTGATCACTCTTCACACACTAAGGAATGCTATTTTCATTATTCAGGGAAATGAATTATGAACAACTGACCCTTCTAATGCCAATTCAATATTTTATCGTACTCCATGCTTCAATAATTCCTTCTTGTCAGGTTGGGGGATCCTtaagaggcagcagcaggaaaCACGAGTGTGGATACTAATTATTCATCATTGTTCCTTAATGCAATAAAACCCAGGCTTGAAAATCGGTGTTGTATGGAGTTACCCATTTATCTGGTTTTTCAAAATCtaaaagtggaaaaaaatccaatccttTGTCAAGACATCTGCCAGGGGTAAATATCCATCTAGTACATACCTCAGGGAAAAGACCTGGGCACAATTGATAGCAATTCAACTGAAACACCTGCTCAATCGCAGCAGAGGGGAAATGAAACACAATCTTTGGATGCCTAAGGAATGGGATAGAGAATAACCTGCTCTGGATATGTGCTCAGTTTTGGTCACCTGGTCTCAATAAAGGATATAACAAATATAAAGGGGATTTCCGAGACTGGTATGAGAATGgggaacaaactgaaaaatctgggactgtttagtttagagaagagacaaaCAAGGAGGCATATGATGGAGGCGAGGGAAATAGGAAAGGAACTGATTACATTCAAATTGACGAATAGAGAAGAGTTCCAAACTGATACTATCTATAGACACTGAGTGCTTCAAAATCTCTAGTTTCCCAAAGCTGTGATGAAAAATATAGACCAAAAATTGGAATAAGAATTGGGAGTTCTTTAAGAAAGATTATTAGATAGCAAAAAAGTCACAGCTCCACAGTCAAGAAGGTGAAAAACTTTATCTAAAAACCTGGTTCATTTGGAAAGTGAAGGTAGAAATTAGGGGCGAGGGAAAGCAATATATAAGAAATGAGAAAAAGGGGAAATAGCTAGCCTGCAATATAAATCAGAAATTCTGAAAATTGATAAGGGACTTAAAAGGCATCAGTTAAATATCCATGGTTGCAAAGCTAAGGATCACCGAAAACAAGGTTAATAAGTGTAGTAAGACAAAAAGGAATCCTAGAAAAAAATTAGGGCAATTCCTGtgtttaaaatgtaaactattaaaacaattaaggtaaagattaaaaaaaaatgaaattagatCAGTTTAAAAAATGCTAAGAATATACATAATGCCAGTCAATATCAAAGTTTATGCAAAACCGGTCTTGTCGAGTAAACCTGAATTAACTGTTTCATTAGAGTAAACATTTGGTTTATCAAGGGAACTGTGCATATTCAATAAACTTTGATTTTACTATGTCATTTGATTTATTAACAGAAAATAGTGAGGTAAAATAATTAACACTCTACAATATCATTAGAGTACACATAAAACGGACTGAAAACGAGCTAACTGACAGACCTCAGAAAGCACTTGCCATGAATGGGGCTCTTTTTAGTGGGGTTCTTCATGGATCAGTTCGAGGCCTGatgttattcaatattttcatccatGACCGGAAAGGAAATAGAAAATTGGTGCAGatactgggcaacacagtatggcgaggaggtgagcagccctcagtggtgaaagaacaggttaaggactacttagaaaagctggtcatgcacaagtccatggatccAGATCTAATGCACGTGAAGGTGCTGAGGGAGCTGgatgatgtgattgcagagccattggacatTATCTTTGATTATTTGTGGCAATTGGGGGAcatcccagacgattggaaaaaggtatatatagtgcccatatttaaaaaagggaagaaaatgtacccagggaactacagaccagtcagcctcacttcagtccccggcaaaattatggagcaggtcctgaaggaatccattttgaagaacttgcaggagaggaaggtgttcaggaacagtcaatatgggttcaccaagggcaaatcatgcctgacccatccgattgccttctatgatgagataactggctctgtggatatggggaaagcagtggatgtgatatatcttgaccttagtgaagcttttgatacggtctcccacagtattcttgccagcaaattaaagaagtatggattggatgaatggactataatgcgGCTAGAGAGCTGGCAAAATTGTCGGGCTTAATGGGTAGAGATCAATGGCtagatgtctagttggcagctggtatcaagcagagtgccccaggggtcaatCCTGGGACTGGTTGTGTCcaacatctttatcagtgatctggatgatgggattaattgcaccctcagcaagttcacaggtgacaccaagctggggggagaggtagatatgatggagggtggggatagggtccagcgtgacctagacaaattggaggattgggccaaaagaaacccaatgaggttcaacaaggacaagtgcagagtccttcacacaggatggaagaatcccatggaccgctacagactggggaccgactggctaaacagaagttctgcagaaagggacctggggattacagtgaacgagaagctggatatgagtctgcagtgtgccctcattgccaagaaggccaaaggaatattgggctgcattagtaggagcattgcgagcagatcgagggacgtgattattccccactattATGCACTCATGAGGCCACATtgggagtattgtgcccagttttggggcccccactacagaagtgatgtggacaaattggagagagtccagtggagggcaatgaaaatgatcagggggctggaacacataacttaggaggagaggctgtgggaactgggggttgtttagtctgcagaagagaagagtgaggggggatttgaaagcagccttcaactactggAAGGGCTGTTCCAAGGAGGTTGGagttctgttctcagtggtgaacagatgacagaacaagaagcaatggtctcaagttgcactgcagaagttctaggttggatattaagaaacactctttcactaggagggtgaagcgctggaatgggttccctagggaggtggtgaaatctccaacctcagaggtttttaaggcctggattGACAatgccttggctgggatgatttagttgggttggacctactttgagcaggggattggagtagatgacctcctgaggtttcggccaaccctaatattctatgattctatgaaaatttgCGGACAACTGAAAGATTAGCAGAGTGCTGAAAATGAGGAggacaggtagggtgaccagatagaaagtgtgaaaaatcaagactgtgtggggaaaaaataggcTCCTATACAAGAAGAAGCCCCAAATATTTGGACTGCCCCTAAAAaattgagacatctggtcacccaaagGACAGGGCAGGCATATCAATTGATCTGAAGCATTGGTAAGGGTgtctaataaaaacaaaatgtattaatacagtcaaatgcaaaCTTATCCTCTCAGAAAAGGGAATGCACGCCCAACCCACAGTCTGGGGCACTGTATTATGCAGTGCAATGACCCTGAAAAGAATTTAGAGGTCATTGTATAAAACCTACTCAAAAGGCCAAAAGGACCGATGCAATCCATGGAAGCACAAAAAAGGGAGTGGTTAGATGGAGCAGGGGAAGGATTTTACCTCAATTGGAGATTGGAGAAAAAGCTGGACCATGAGAAATTTGAAGGGTTTCATCTATTTAACTTATCACAATACTGATCTATCGGACactttcatggggagaaaacCATGGGTAGTGATGGGCTTTGTAATCTAGAGGCGAAAGGCAAAGCAAGGCCCAATGGGTGGAAGCTGAACAAGGACAAATTTCAGCTGGAAATAATGGTCAAATGTTCAGCACTGATGGTGGTTAACTGCTGGAACAAACTgcgaagggaagtggtggattctccacctctCCCTGTCGGCAGATCCAGACTGAATGCTTTATTGCAAAATCTGCCTGAAGGCTTCTTTACAGTTAAAACACTATCGCAGCGCTGCCTTAGTGCTTCTGTGTAGACACGACTGACACCGAAGGCAGGGtttcttccatcagcataggtaacTCACTTCCCCAAGAGGTGATCGCTAGGTGGGCGTAAAAACTCTTCCATCTACCTTCTCGTGACAAAGATGACAAAGTGCTGGAATACAAGCCATATGATCAACGACAGAGAGAACTGgttatgtttagtttggaaaagaggagattaagtggggacatgatagcagtcttcaaatacttcaAAAGGCTGCCATAAAGAGCTGGAAGAAAGTTGTTCTGTCTTAccacagagggcaggagaagaggGAATGTGTTCCAACTCTATTCGGTTACATTTCAAGTCTGAATATATAACACACGATAAAAGAAACTTGTTAACATAATGCATATTtgacctgtggaacttattgccactGACATTATTGGAGCGAAGAGCTTAGCTGAATGGGATACACAAACGCTTTGGCCATTGTACGTGGTGCTGGTGGCATGACTTTTAGTTAAGACTGTCTAACCCCTTCAATAAGAAGacctcattttcagttgcttataagtttGCCAAATTTTAGGCATTTGGACTGATATTTCCCAAGCTGCATGCGTGCTTCCAGcagaattgttttttttaagttttcagaaTAACCGTCCAGCTGACTTCTCTCAGGAAACTAGGAGAAAATATGTCTTCCCcgtgttaaattttttttttctgattattcCAATGAGTTTCACTGAGGAGCCCTAGCCCTACCCCAAGCCCTAGATCCACCCtgcaactgaaatgcagccactttggAGCTGCAGACCATGAGCAGGGATGGGCAGGGTGCATAGAGATGAGTGACATTTTGGCCAGTGATGCTGGAGCAAGCTCACCACCTATGGCAAGGATCCTGGGATGTTTAATGGCTGCACAGATTGGAAAAGACCACAGACTTAATCTCTATCCCATCACACCCATGTTGCACTCGGTTTGTCAAGCAGGCAAGTTCCTCAGCAAGTGATGGGTACCTGTGAATCCTGAAAC is a genomic window of Natator depressus isolate rNatDep1 chromosome 1, rNatDep2.hap1, whole genome shotgun sequence containing:
- the LOC141997243 gene encoding olfactory receptor 52R1-like, whose protein sequence is MPLCLRIGHLLPYSMSHSNTTDFTNPSTFILMGIPGLEAAHVWISIPFCTIYTIAILGNVSILFIVKMEPSLHGPMYYFLCMLAITDLVLSTSTMPKVLNIFWFNSTEIDFSACLTQMYFIHCFSAMESGILVALDLDRYVAICDPLRHFTILTNSVVAKMGLAVVLRSSILALPYPFLVRRWPYCRTNIIPNSYCDHIAVVNLACVDTRVSSNYGLFVLFSVIGLDMPFIMVSYIQILRAIFSLPTKDARLKTFGTCGSHLCCILAFYIPEFFSSLTHRFGHEVPLHFLILIANVYLLVPPCFTPSSMG